The Atlantibacter hermannii genomic interval CCTGTTTTACAAAAAATAGAGCAGCCAGTATGTTCCTGCAGCCGGACGACGAAATAGGCTACGCGGTTCGCGGTGATTTAAACGCTTCGCCTGGAAGATATATTCTCTGACAAAAGATTCACTATAAAAATGCTATTTGCGCCGACACGGTGAATATTTCCTTGTTGCGCAAAAGGGCAACGGTGAGCATGCAGAAAGGGCGGCGCTAATCAGATAAACAGTCTTAGCGGTTGTTACCGGATGGCGAATGGTGTGAAATACCCAGGTCCATTGACGAGAGGAATGTACATGAGCGACAACATCCGAGTTGGATTGATTGGATATGGCTATGCCAGCAAAACGTTCCACGCCCCGCTGATTGTCGGCACGCCGGGCATGACGCTGGCCGCAGTATCCAGCAGCGACGCGTCTAAAGTGCATGCTGACTGGCCGAACGTTACCGTAGTCTCCGATCCCAAACAGTTATTTAACGACCCCTCCCTCGATCTTATTGTTATTCCCACGCCCAATGATACTCACTTCCCCCTGGCACGCGCCGCGATGGAAGCGGGAAAACATGTGGTGGTCGATAAACCTTTCACCGTGACGTTGTCACAGGCTCGCGAGCTGGAAGCGATGGCGAAAAGCCGTGGCCTGGTTTTATCGGTATTCCATAACCGCCGGTGGGACAGTGATTTCCTGACCCTGAAAGGGCTTATCGCCGAAGGGAAACTGGGTGAGGTGAGCTATTTTGAATCCCACTTTGACCGCTATCGTCCGCAGGTACGTAATCGCTGGCGTGAGCAGGCTGGCCCTGGCAGCGGCATTTGGTACGATCTGGGCCCGCATCTGATTGACCAGGCGCTGGTGCTGTTCGGCGTGCCGGTAAGCATTACCGTCGATATGGCGCAGTTGCGTCCGGATGCGCAAACCACCGATTATTTCCATGCGGTCCTGACCTATCCGCAACGTCGTGTCGTGCTGCACAGTACCATGCTGGCGGCAGCCGAATCGGCACGCTACATCGTCCACGGCACCCGCGGCAGCTATGTGAAATTTGGCCTTGACCCGCAGGAAGATCGTCTCAAAGCGGGTGAACGTCCGCCTCAGGAAGAATGGGGTTATGACATGCGCGATGGCGTCCTGACGCTGGCCGTCGGCGATGAACTGGATGCGCAAACGTTGCTGACTGTACCGGGTAATTATCCGGCGTATTATGCAGCCATTCGCGATGCGCTTAACGGACAGGGTGAAAACCCGGTACCAGCCAGTCAGGCGATCCGCGTCATGGAGCTGATTGAACTGGGCATTGAATCCGCCAA includes:
- the ydgJ_1 gene encoding oxidoreductase; its protein translation is MSDNIRVGLIGYGYASKTFHAPLIVGTPGMTLAAVSSSDASKVHADWPNVTVVSDPKQLFNDPSLDLIVIPTPNDTHFPLARAAMEAGKHVVVDKPFTVTLSQARELEAMAKSRGLVLSVFHNRRWDSDFLTLKGLIAEGKLGEVSYFESHFDRYRPQVRNRWREQAGPGSGIWYDLGPHLIDQALVLFGVPVSITVDMAQLRPDAQTTDYFHAVLTYPQRRVVLHSTMLAAAESARYIVHGTRGSYVKFGLDPQEDRLKAGERPPQEEWGYDMRDGVLTLAVGDELDAQTLLTVPGNYPAYYAAIRDALNGQGENPVPASQAIRVMELIELGIESAKHRSTLCLT